CCGTGCGTGCGTTGCACGCGTTGGGCTACGAGATCAGCAATATTATCGACGTTACCTCGATTCCGCATAATGGCTGCCGTCCGGCCAAGCGGCGTCGCGTCTAACGCGAGGAGAATAAAGTGGCGCGTTACATCGATGCAAAATGCCGTCTGTGCCGGCGTGAAGGTGGCAAGTTATTCCTGAAGGGCGAGAAGTGCTTCACCGACCGTTGTCCGGTCGAGAAGCGCGCCTATGCCCCCGGTCAGCACGGTCAACGCCGTTCGCGGGTATCGGATTACGGCCTGCAGTTGCGCGAGAAGCAAAAGCTCCGTCGCATCTACGGCGTGCTTGAGCGTCAGTTCGAGAACTATTACAAAGAAGCCTCGCAGCACAAGGGTTCGACCGGTGTTGACCTGTTGAAGCTGCTTGAGGGTCGTCTCGACAACGTCGCCTATCGCATGGGTTTCGGCATTTCCCGCACCGAGGCGCGTCAGCTGGTGCGTCATAACGCGATCATGGTGAATGGCAAGCGCGTGAACATTCCCGCGTACCAAGTTCGGGCCAACGACACCCTTGAGATTGCCCCAGGTGCGCGTGAGCAGCTGCGTATCAAGGCTGCGCTCGAAGCTGCTGAACAACGCGGTTTCCCGGACTGGGTCGACGTCGACACCAAAGGCATGAAGGGCACCTTCAAGGCCGCTCCTGAGCGGTCCGATCTCCCGGCTGACATTAACGAA
The Gammaproteobacteria bacterium DNA segment above includes these coding regions:
- the rpsD gene encoding 30S ribosomal protein S4 gives rise to the protein MARYIDAKCRLCRREGGKLFLKGEKCFTDRCPVEKRAYAPGQHGQRRSRVSDYGLQLREKQKLRRIYGVLERQFENYYKEASQHKGSTGVDLLKLLEGRLDNVAYRMGFGISRTEARQLVRHNAIMVNGKRVNIPAYQVRANDTLEIAPGAREQLRIKAALEAAEQRGFPDWVDVDTKGMKGTFKAAPERSDLPADINESLVVALYSK